The Bifidobacterium eulemuris genome includes a window with the following:
- a CDS encoding RICIN domain-containing protein — MVSDMDVARAGRLLAEELDDENVEVPVVSLGTVTAVSNARCTVSVQGGSLEDIPMTTACLGVRVGSRVVVETSRRISVVTGVIGSLANIGQLIWLQDGVTPESVGYHGTWAIAYVNIVSAYDPGYAIDIESAVLSSGQNIQLYEFNNTAAQQWCLRVGDHTYHAWIRTA; from the coding sequence ATGGTTTCGGATATGGATGTCGCCCGTGCTGGCCGGTTGCTGGCGGAGGAATTGGACGATGAGAACGTGGAGGTGCCGGTCGTGTCGTTGGGCACGGTCACGGCCGTGTCGAACGCGCGTTGCACGGTGAGCGTGCAGGGTGGTTCGTTGGAGGATATTCCGATGACGACCGCGTGTTTGGGTGTGCGTGTGGGGTCGCGTGTGGTGGTCGAGACGAGCCGGCGTATCTCCGTCGTAACGGGCGTTATCGGCTCACTCGCGAACATAGGGCAACTGATATGGCTCCAGGATGGCGTCACGCCGGAATCCGTCGGCTATCACGGCACGTGGGCCATAGCGTACGTCAACATCGTGAGCGCGTACGACCCCGGCTATGCGATCGACATCGAAAGCGCTGTGTTATCAAGCGGGCAGAACATACAGTTGTACGAGTTCAACAACACCGCCGCGCAGCAATGGTGTCTCAGGGTCGGCGACCACACGTAC
- a CDS encoding fibronectin type III domain-containing protein gives MADGYGAIQYGAWRLHLAAWVIAYTDTTDTIRVETRFQSVNNWYHSGMNCSVSLNCNGQKDSWSGTASTSTNGEATIRRYDFVVAKADTDRNVSVSASMTTTGYQAGTSSASCQVFTGAKTCRKPDAPKNVSVATSGDTQINMSWQSAANAGAFKPWANVMVDIQTCDGAGSQNGWGHLTTLSGSATSHSFTGLSANHRYYLAVYSKNRAGESDHVNLGWVQMTPAAPTISATKTGDTSVKVSVKGTTRWTNTTDIYRSANGGGWTLVAGGLSAPDVEWTDNSAPGGTVRYMARQYAIKYTWIGWSGGSVHSSDAATGSITTTLTPDPPKNVTFTRESDSAISVSWQSAANAGASKPWSQIILAERRSSGGADWGQWADQGGTPVYLSGTTINYRFTNLQANTRWQCAVYARNAAGDSTHVGHDVIYTTPKAPTVTAVKASNTSVQVGVNCSGSYANGFQIERLAAGGSWTLVHTGSWSSGTVHWTDTNAPAGQVTYRARATRPIYGDDSSKGVLYSAYTTSNQVMTATPPLAPTITAPANGSAWPTGSTVRVAWTPNHPDGSGQSAAQGELTNPDGTTTTIDLNGTATSTTVTASVIGKYSFRVRTKGVHADWGEWSTLTTVTVADPPNVVITGPLTEIQESPFTVAWSVLDDTGVSEQSLEIVRSGNVVFSTRVDAGARSLTVTSGMFLPLDGDLLTFRLTVRGGSTLSSTVSSDAPVLFVAPPEPRVSVTYDDAYAAHLTVLFGSGADVPPTRRILVYRVMPDASELLLDGNLSDGQSTIDRLPPLNTDYSYRIVAQAESGAVSDITQEARVEAHYGILNFGRDASVAVTLGFNMSARHNRVHASSEMHFARGDNTLPVSYSMRQLQSTATVRGLFEWDSALYSRLVATADAYTYAWYREPSGLRWYAKVDQEWAVDTTEYKDIEYAVDLTQLAWEEPVR, from the coding sequence ATGGCCGACGGTTATGGTGCGATTCAATATGGTGCGTGGCGTTTGCATTTGGCGGCGTGGGTCATCGCGTATACGGACACGACGGATACGATTCGAGTCGAGACGCGCTTCCAGTCGGTGAATAACTGGTACCACTCCGGCATGAACTGTTCGGTGAGTCTGAACTGCAACGGGCAGAAGGATTCGTGGAGCGGCACCGCTTCGACGAGCACGAACGGCGAGGCCACTATCCGCCGTTATGATTTCGTGGTCGCGAAGGCCGATACGGACAGGAATGTTTCGGTGAGCGCGTCGATGACCACGACCGGCTATCAGGCCGGTACGAGCTCGGCGAGCTGTCAGGTGTTCACCGGCGCGAAGACCTGCCGCAAGCCCGACGCGCCGAAGAACGTGTCGGTGGCGACTTCGGGCGACACGCAGATCAACATGTCGTGGCAGTCGGCGGCTAACGCGGGCGCGTTCAAACCGTGGGCGAACGTCATGGTCGATATCCAGACGTGCGACGGGGCCGGCAGCCAGAACGGTTGGGGTCATCTGACCACGTTGTCGGGGTCCGCGACGAGCCATAGCTTCACGGGACTCTCCGCGAACCACCGCTACTATCTGGCCGTGTACTCCAAAAACAGGGCGGGCGAGTCGGATCATGTGAATCTCGGCTGGGTGCAGATGACGCCCGCCGCGCCCACGATCAGCGCGACGAAGACCGGCGACACGAGCGTGAAGGTCAGCGTGAAGGGCACCACACGGTGGACGAACACGACCGACATCTACCGCAGCGCGAACGGCGGCGGCTGGACGCTCGTCGCCGGAGGATTGTCCGCGCCCGACGTGGAATGGACCGACAATTCGGCTCCAGGCGGCACGGTGCGGTACATGGCCCGCCAGTATGCCATCAAGTACACGTGGATAGGCTGGTCGGGCGGCAGCGTCCATTCCTCGGACGCGGCGACGGGCAGCATCACGACGACGCTTACGCCGGACCCGCCGAAGAACGTGACGTTCACGCGCGAGTCGGACAGCGCGATCAGCGTGTCGTGGCAGAGTGCGGCGAACGCGGGCGCGTCGAAGCCGTGGAGTCAGATCATCCTCGCGGAGCGGCGTTCGTCGGGCGGTGCGGACTGGGGCCAGTGGGCCGATCAGGGCGGCACGCCCGTCTACCTGTCCGGTACGACCATCAACTACCGGTTCACGAATCTGCAGGCGAACACGCGCTGGCAGTGCGCGGTCTACGCGCGTAACGCGGCCGGCGACAGCACGCACGTCGGCCATGATGTCATCTACACCACGCCGAAGGCTCCGACGGTCACGGCGGTGAAGGCGTCGAACACGAGCGTGCAGGTCGGCGTGAACTGTTCCGGCAGCTACGCGAACGGCTTCCAGATCGAACGCCTCGCGGCGGGCGGCTCGTGGACGCTCGTGCATACCGGCTCGTGGTCTTCGGGCACCGTGCATTGGACCGACACGAACGCTCCGGCCGGTCAGGTCACGTACCGCGCCCGCGCCACACGCCCCATCTACGGCGACGACTCGTCTAAGGGCGTCCTCTATTCGGCGTACACCACGTCGAATCAGGTGATGACGGCGACGCCTCCGCTCGCGCCGACCATCACCGCGCCGGCCAACGGCAGCGCATGGCCGACGGGTTCGACCGTGCGCGTCGCGTGGACGCCGAACCATCCCGACGGGTCGGGCCAGTCGGCCGCGCAGGGCGAGCTGACGAATCCGGACGGCACGACCACGACCATCGACCTCAACGGCACGGCCACGTCCACGACGGTCACGGCCTCGGTGATAGGCAAGTATTCGTTCCGTGTCCGCACGAAGGGCGTGCACGCCGACTGGGGCGAATGGTCCACGCTGACCACGGTCACGGTCGCCGACCCTCCGAACGTGGTCATCACCGGCCCGTTGACGGAGATACAGGAGAGTCCGTTCACGGTCGCGTGGAGCGTGCTCGACGATACGGGCGTTTCGGAACAGTCGTTGGAGATCGTGCGTTCCGGCAATGTGGTGTTCTCCACGCGCGTGGACGCCGGGGCGCGGAGCCTCACGGTCACGTCGGGCATGTTCCTTCCGTTGGATGGGGACCTGCTGACGTTCAGACTGACGGTGCGTGGCGGCAGCACGCTGTCGAGCACGGTGAGTTCCGACGCGCCCGTACTGTTCGTGGCTCCGCCCGAACCGCGCGTGTCGGTCACGTATGACGACGCTTACGCGGCGCATCTGACGGTCCTGTTCGGTTCCGGCGCGGACGTGCCGCCGACGCGGCGCATCCTCGTGTATCGGGTCATGCCGGACGCTTCCGAACTGCTGCTCGACGGGAACCTGTCTGACGGACAATCGACGATCGACCGTCTGCCGCCGTTGAACACGGACTATTCGTATCGCATCGTCGCCCAGGCGGAGTCGGGAGCGGTGAGCGACATCACGCAAGAGGCGCGTGTCGAAGCCCATTACGGGATTTTGAACTTCGGCCGTGACGCGAGCGTGGCCGTGACGCTCGGATTCAATATGAGCGCGCGTCACAATCGCGTGCATGCGTCCAGCGAGATGCATTTCGCGCGCGGCGACAACACGCTGCCGGTCAGCTATTCGATGCGCCAACTGCAATCGACGGCGACGGTGCGCGGATTGTTCGAATGGGATTCGGCGTTGTATTCGCGGCTTGTGGCGACGGCGGACGCCTACACGTACGCATGGTATCGGGAGCCGAGCGGGTTGCGCTGGTATGCGAAGGTCGATCAGGAATGGGCCGTGGACACCACGGAATATAAGGATATCGAGTATGCGGTCGATTTGACGCAGCTCGCATGGGAGGAACCGGTGAGGTAA
- a CDS encoding phage tail tube protein, with the protein MAVDPIGIHDNDVLSSTRGAIFISKAGNIPAVSLLKQFDIEVETLGTDDDLWSNIGHTSNDTLPEFALDGGDATELSTWLKAQFRTRYDETTGTVTFNSVQGDAASLELIYNGVVDTDGGVALSLEKSNNPYAVLILFKDTNINKKFAILMPNVDLTFSNLPALSSGDDGFVEYGVSGTIKTSDALPKDKSGKTTSVKLYPQTALAA; encoded by the coding sequence ATGGCAGTCGATCCCATCGGCATCCACGACAACGACGTACTGTCCTCAACGCGAGGCGCGATCTTCATTTCCAAGGCCGGCAACATTCCCGCCGTGTCCCTGCTCAAGCAGTTCGACATCGAGGTGGAAACCCTCGGCACCGACGACGACCTGTGGTCCAACATCGGCCACACGTCCAACGACACGCTGCCCGAGTTCGCTTTGGACGGCGGCGACGCGACGGAACTGTCCACATGGCTCAAGGCCCAGTTCCGCACCCGCTACGACGAAACCACCGGAACGGTGACGTTCAACTCGGTGCAGGGCGACGCGGCGAGCCTCGAACTGATCTACAACGGCGTCGTGGACACCGACGGCGGAGTCGCCCTCAGCTTGGAGAAGTCCAACAACCCGTACGCCGTGCTCATCCTGTTCAAGGACACCAACATCAACAAGAAGTTCGCGATCCTCATGCCCAACGTGGACCTGACGTTCAGCAACCTTCCCGCCCTGAGCAGCGGCGACGACGGCTTCGTGGAATACGGCGTGTCCGGCACGATCAAAACGTCCGACGCGCTGCCGAAGGACAAGTCCGGCAAGACCACTTCCGTCAAGCTGTACCCGCAGACCGCGCTCGCGGCCTGA
- a CDS encoding major capsid protein produces MALINQDFITPAEASGIVLGAYQTVTAQLPFSQVLPDINNPTGLRVDWIPNQARPEEDEMHFGAWDAEAEYGQTKGGEKIAYTKMLPLRKRMRISEYDIAEGKVDLNGSNVADSLREYFLQLGKELAFRLERARVTVTVDAALSVDEHDVKATWDYQRDASLTVTAAQKWNVDGDPVADTRLWADVIDAVDGYAPTVMLMTRKVMRALEANPVIIRYAFQGQGDTLPNLVGENVVRNVMQQMAGIDNILIVDDVYKKYAQAQKIQLPGGVKSFFPEDTVLLLPDLGGTDMGYTALGPTAEAKAKANGISREHDAGPVGLVTDIAASTPGYEAYATATALPVLIQSNSTLKATVL; encoded by the coding sequence ATGGCCCTTATCAATCAGGACTTCATCACGCCGGCCGAAGCGTCCGGCATCGTGTTGGGAGCCTACCAGACGGTGACGGCCCAGTTGCCGTTCTCTCAGGTGCTTCCCGACATCAACAATCCGACCGGCCTGCGCGTCGATTGGATTCCGAATCAGGCCCGTCCCGAAGAGGACGAGATGCACTTCGGTGCTTGGGACGCCGAGGCCGAATACGGTCAGACCAAGGGCGGCGAGAAGATCGCGTACACGAAGATGCTGCCGCTGCGTAAGCGCATGCGCATCAGTGAATACGACATCGCCGAAGGCAAGGTCGATCTGAACGGAAGCAACGTCGCGGACTCTCTGCGCGAATACTTCCTGCAGCTCGGCAAGGAGCTCGCGTTCCGTTTGGAGCGCGCCCGTGTGACCGTTACGGTGGACGCCGCGCTGTCCGTTGACGAGCATGACGTGAAGGCCACTTGGGACTACCAGCGCGACGCATCCCTGACCGTCACGGCCGCGCAGAAGTGGAACGTCGACGGCGACCCGGTGGCCGACACCCGCCTGTGGGCCGATGTCATCGACGCGGTTGACGGCTACGCGCCGACCGTGATGCTCATGACCCGCAAGGTCATGCGCGCCCTTGAGGCGAACCCCGTCATCATCCGCTACGCGTTCCAAGGTCAGGGCGACACGCTGCCCAACCTCGTCGGCGAGAACGTCGTGCGCAACGTCATGCAGCAGATGGCCGGCATCGACAACATTCTCATCGTCGATGACGTGTACAAGAAGTACGCGCAGGCGCAGAAGATCCAGCTTCCGGGTGGCGTCAAGTCGTTCTTCCCGGAGGACACGGTTCTGCTGCTGCCCGACCTCGGCGGAACCGACATGGGCTACACGGCCCTCGGTCCGACCGCCGAAGCCAAGGCCAAGGCCAACGGCATCAGCCGCGAACACGACGCCGGCCCGGTCGGCTTGGTGACGGACATCGCCGCCAGTACGCCCGGCTACGAGGCGTACGCCACGGCCACGGCACTGCCGGTGCTCATCCAGTCGAACAGCACGCTCAAGGCGACCGTTCTGTAA
- a CDS encoding phage terminase small subunit, with protein sequence MAGNGRKSKKGAIPVLRSDGEKRGPNLPSTRPDGEEWLERTVKEYEAWRTSPQAQRMGTEPDWYALQDLMFIKDLFYRRPSAILASEIRMREALFGGSPAARQALKFDAPQPDDMAASTGLSDTQGARNERVNHVRAAALGLRVVNGGG encoded by the coding sequence ATGGCAGGAAACGGAAGAAAGTCGAAGAAGGGCGCGATTCCCGTGCTGAGAAGCGACGGTGAGAAACGCGGCCCTAATCTGCCGTCCACGCGGCCTGACGGAGAGGAATGGTTGGAGCGCACCGTCAAGGAGTATGAGGCGTGGCGGACGAGTCCGCAGGCGCAGCGTATGGGCACCGAACCGGACTGGTATGCGCTGCAGGATCTGATGTTCATCAAGGATCTCTTCTATAGGCGTCCTAGCGCCATTCTGGCTTCGGAGATTCGCATGCGCGAGGCGTTGTTCGGTGGCAGTCCGGCCGCGCGTCAGGCGTTGAAGTTCGATGCGCCGCAGCCTGACGATATGGCCGCGTCCACTGGATTGTCGGACACTCAGGGCGCTCGTAACGAGCGTGTGAACCATGTGCGCGCCGCCGCGTTGGGATTGAGGGTCGTTAACGGAGGTGGCTGA
- a CDS encoding HNH endonuclease, which yields MAWSSSRRKERFDPSWPRTRQMILERDGWRCQWPVKDEFGVESKCLAPSNEVDHKERAENGMPDDDSPENLWALCHWHHSYKTELESADARAKYRERRKEKRWYSHPAFL from the coding sequence ATGGCGTGGTCGAGCAGTCGTCGTAAGGAGCGGTTCGACCCGTCGTGGCCGCGCACCCGTCAGATGATCTTGGAACGGGATGGCTGGCGGTGCCAGTGGCCCGTCAAGGATGAGTTCGGGGTGGAGAGCAAATGCTTGGCCCCGTCGAATGAGGTGGACCACAAGGAGCGTGCCGAGAACGGTATGCCTGATGATGATTCGCCTGAGAACCTGTGGGCGTTGTGCCACTGGCATCATTCGTATAAGACGGAGTTGGAGTCGGCCGACGCGCGCGCTAAGTATCGTGAGCGTCGGAAGGAGAAGCGATGGTATTCTCACCCGGCCTTCCTCTGA
- a CDS encoding helix-turn-helix transcriptional regulator, with protein MGLRELREKRGLTQQQLAERVGTTRGRISAYEIGAIPAENMTLGTSLKICDALRVSNPRKLVEDSMESPKENKPTE; from the coding sequence ATGGGACTTAGGGAATTGCGAGAGAAACGCGGACTGACCCAACAGCAGCTAGCCGAACGTGTCGGCACCACTCGCGGACGCATTAGCGCCTACGAGATTGGTGCGATTCCGGCTGAGAATATGACGTTAGGCACGTCGCTTAAGATTTGCGACGCCTTGCGGGTCAGTAATCCGCGCAAACTTGTTGAGGACTCTATGGAGAGTCCAAAAGAAAACAAGCCTACTGAGTAG
- a CDS encoding MJ0042-type zinc finger domain-containing protein, producing MATTCPNCHRDKPDEHRVCERCETKFTDDLKWLQEHLPDLEYRLNKANKDEGKGSGGASRANAPSPVRENIWTYLYGVDDKGNDGVETTLRVILRCLGNPMHDRMELTDMVQLIAQAACGYDFRGGVLVILPPNITPAILTSPAFPAHVDEIHRLRVTGHRLLDTRDEEHVILGPCANSECGIQLSAPIDEREVKCPRCGNVWTVGYLTHLREQRILNSGITAGQARLIELLAEVAGLAVNKSTMRSWVHRNQLKQAGEDEFSKPVYRLADAYQLATKDRKENAGEENTNLWNLVNAEWRNHNERTSTVEG from the coding sequence TTGGCCACCACCTGCCCCAACTGCCATCGCGACAAACCCGACGAACACCGCGTCTGCGAACGATGCGAAACCAAGTTCACCGACGACCTCAAATGGCTGCAAGAGCATCTGCCGGACCTCGAATACCGGCTCAACAAGGCCAACAAGGACGAAGGCAAAGGTTCGGGCGGCGCAAGCCGCGCCAACGCGCCCTCCCCGGTACGCGAGAACATCTGGACGTACCTGTACGGCGTGGACGACAAAGGCAACGACGGCGTGGAGACCACACTGCGCGTCATCCTCCGCTGCCTCGGCAACCCCATGCATGACCGTATGGAACTCACCGACATGGTGCAGCTGATCGCCCAAGCGGCATGCGGATACGACTTCAGAGGCGGCGTGTTGGTGATCCTGCCGCCTAATATCACGCCGGCCATCCTCACCAGTCCCGCGTTCCCCGCGCACGTCGATGAGATCCACCGTCTTCGCGTCACCGGCCACCGGCTGCTCGACACGCGCGACGAGGAACACGTCATCCTCGGCCCCTGCGCCAACAGCGAATGCGGCATCCAACTCAGCGCCCCCATCGACGAACGTGAGGTCAAATGCCCCCGCTGCGGCAACGTGTGGACCGTAGGATACCTCACCCATCTGCGCGAACAACGCATCCTCAACAGCGGCATCACCGCCGGCCAGGCCCGCCTCATCGAACTATTGGCCGAAGTCGCCGGCCTCGCCGTCAACAAAAGCACCATGCGCAGCTGGGTCCACCGCAACCAGCTCAAACAGGCGGGGGAGGACGAATTCAGCAAGCCCGTCTACCGGCTCGCCGACGCGTACCAGCTCGCCACCAAGGATCGCAAGGAAAACGCGGGGGAGGAGAACACGAACCTCTGGAACCTCGTCAACGCCGAATGGAGGAATCACAATGAGAGGACCTCTACCGTCGAGGGATGA
- a CDS encoding 3'-5' exonuclease family protein, which translates to MNERDKPERLLWLDVETSGLNPAKHQLLEVGMTVTDMQGNRVEHKADYRAVLNIPKWKVGLDGDNFSLWALRAHMGNGLIDESLEQGKTLVSVASDARMWLSGHAGETLHPAGTNVQFDLDWLKPTGILDNVKLSHRRLDVTAFRLADIALERDPYNDAHHTTHRVSDCIERDLRDYRHYLEALGER; encoded by the coding sequence ATGAACGAACGGGACAAGCCGGAACGACTGCTCTGGCTGGATGTGGAGACCAGCGGACTCAACCCCGCCAAGCACCAGCTGCTGGAGGTCGGCATGACCGTCACCGACATGCAAGGCAACCGCGTCGAACACAAGGCCGACTATCGGGCCGTGCTCAACATTCCCAAATGGAAGGTCGGACTCGACGGCGACAACTTCTCATTGTGGGCGTTGCGCGCGCACATGGGCAACGGGCTGATCGACGAAAGCCTCGAACAGGGGAAGACGTTGGTCTCCGTGGCGAGCGACGCGCGCATGTGGCTTTCCGGCCATGCGGGGGAGACGCTGCATCCGGCGGGCACGAACGTGCAGTTCGACCTCGACTGGCTCAAACCCACCGGCATCCTCGACAACGTGAAACTGTCGCACCGCCGTTTGGACGTGACCGCGTTCCGCCTGGCCGACATCGCGCTCGAACGGGATCCGTACAATGACGCGCACCACACGACCCACCGCGTATCCGACTGCATCGAACGCGACCTGCGCGACTACAGGCATTATCTGGAAGCCCTCGGCGAACGATAA